One genomic segment of Dysosmobacter sp. Marseille-Q4140 includes these proteins:
- the ychF gene encoding redox-regulated ATPase YchF: MKLGIVGLPNVGKSTLFNAITNAGAESANYPFCTIDPNVGMVAVPDERLDHLAEMYEPDKKTPAVVEFVDIAGLVKGASQGAGLGNKFLANIRETDAIVHVVRCFDDENIMHVVADAGTNVPVDPKGDIETIDLELIMADLEMVNRRIERAAKAAKGDKKFLHEVDVFKGLAEHLNNGKSARTYDCSDEDMALIATSDLLSLKPVIYAANTDEEGFTHLDANPYYQQVKAIADAEGAQVLPICAKLEQDIAELEGEEKQMFLEELGVEESGLDRLIKCSYALLGLISFLTYGKDECRAWTIKKGTKAPQAAGKIHTDIERGFIRAEVIAYEDMVKCGSVAAAREKGQLRSEGKEYVVQDGDMIYFRFNV; the protein is encoded by the coding sequence ATGAAGCTCGGTATTGTGGGACTTCCAAATGTAGGAAAATCGACCCTGTTCAACGCCATCACCAACGCCGGCGCCGAGAGCGCCAACTACCCCTTCTGCACCATCGACCCCAACGTGGGCATGGTGGCCGTGCCGGACGAGCGGCTGGACCATCTGGCGGAGATGTACGAGCCGGATAAAAAGACCCCGGCGGTGGTGGAGTTCGTGGACATCGCGGGTCTGGTCAAGGGCGCCAGCCAGGGCGCGGGCCTGGGCAACAAGTTCCTGGCCAACATCCGGGAGACCGACGCCATCGTCCATGTGGTGCGCTGCTTTGACGACGAGAACATCATGCACGTGGTGGCCGACGCCGGCACCAACGTGCCCGTGGACCCCAAGGGGGACATCGAGACCATCGACCTGGAGCTGATCATGGCGGACCTGGAGATGGTGAACCGCCGGATCGAGCGGGCCGCCAAGGCCGCCAAGGGCGACAAGAAGTTCCTCCACGAGGTGGACGTGTTCAAGGGCCTGGCGGAGCACCTGAACAACGGCAAGTCCGCCCGGACCTATGACTGCTCCGACGAGGACATGGCCCTGATCGCCACCAGTGACCTGCTGAGCCTCAAGCCCGTCATCTACGCCGCCAACACCGACGAGGAGGGCTTCACCCATCTGGACGCCAACCCCTACTACCAGCAGGTCAAGGCCATCGCCGATGCCGAGGGCGCCCAGGTGCTGCCCATCTGCGCCAAGCTGGAGCAGGACATCGCCGAGCTGGAGGGCGAGGAGAAGCAGATGTTCCTGGAGGAGCTGGGCGTGGAGGAGTCCGGCCTGGACCGGCTCATCAAGTGCTCCTACGCCCTGCTGGGCCTGATCTCCTTCCTGACCTACGGCAAGGACGAGTGCCGGGCCTGGACCATCAAGAAGGGCACCAAGGCCCCCCAGGCCGCCGGTAAGATCCACACCGACATCGAGCGGGGCTTCATCCGGGCGGAGGTCATCGCCTACGAGGACATGGTCAAGTGCGGCAGCGTGGCCGCGGCCCGGGAGAAGGGCCAGCTGCGCAGCGAGGGCAAGGAGTACGTGGTCCAGGACGGTGACATGATCTACTTCCGCTTCAACGTGTGA